Proteins encoded together in one Bactrocera neohumeralis isolate Rockhampton chromosome 4, APGP_CSIRO_Bneo_wtdbg2-racon-allhic-juicebox.fasta_v2, whole genome shotgun sequence window:
- the LOC126756948 gene encoding uncharacterized protein LOC126756948, with the protein MDPLTLLTIICWLVLALLFSPILFFVCIYLPELPVRYIKRIRTS; encoded by the coding sequence ATGGATCCACTTACTCTGCTGACCATCATATGTTGGCTAGTTCTGGCACTTTTATTCAGTCCGATATTGTTCTTCGTTTGCATTTATTTACCTGAGTTACCTGTTAGATACATAAAACGCATTCGAACATCTTAA
- the LOC126756882 gene encoding uncharacterized protein LOC126756882, with protein sequence MQKRSLGSQPSLVSQPITVTSNTDNNAGLSETYLKCMQESTVGVFPEDKGAMNAYEVYKSSPETRLMKSEADKRIYADALIHPPGFAPLWYLCGKVLSQMYEPNELIDLVKNDPIIMRSYYETLSLDLPLEKCYYIDDESYWKRYVLTRHNDPGLQVKKIDWKNKGITMKFEKYLQQLSVGGFDEVEMESLSDKIKFYVTDLHIERLRSIDERTLLKHVRRDDICSSSGSSTTIPSSDVGAEEQLEAEEEDTASRSGGSRNSSMRSSQSGSNKHVTLIPIVSQPMHTIRGLSSITSVYSTWNYNSRSITSLWYDGDDTEFEDKLIRKEKRTAQRLRRQKRAECKEGKRIAEERTKVEAEAAAKAAEEKEAKERLAKRRAARQKKKGDDEMISVFDMKVEPPEEEEDIIALNALNKDKIRQLQVAMRDPAIADYCHHVDLRLLKYFPYLNTLRIEFNGPPPPAKYENWHYHISTRDIERLAEGLRSLGGLQVFRLRNSRLNAHKLFLLTRSLKTIHSLKIVDFSYDNLKDDCGEGLHELFQRTTSIVSLDLTGNELGAEAICDLARALGGYDGCCQYLSLAHSTLNTDALNLFCLHIANTDQVRELCLRGAIISQEGIKNCIAQQLIPYHRVLRAIDMSGVIIDTDVACEILKSFRNNYKIRRFDVRGCDLPAELEVDFEILVNRNKFLFIYPAIGDTRISITDIDQSLKKTRNKILLRAIEAVEARDECLKLRPNLFHRGSEAPSSIFDFHLEQLNDEEKDEEEGGAEAELYEEESLSSTTKFHTEDPNKFNKHEIMSRFWYFDIPRGPHPNY encoded by the exons ATGCAAAAGAGAAGCTTGGGTAGTCAACCAAGCTTGGTCAGTCAACCAATCACAGTCACAAGTAATACGGACAATAACGCTGGACTATCCGAAACATACTTAAAATGTATGCAGGAGAGTACCGTAGGCGTTTTTCCCGAAGACAAGGGTGCAATGAATGCTTATGAAGTATATAAAAGTTCTCCGGAGACGAGGTTAATGAAAAGTGAGGCTGACAAAAGGATATATGCTGACGCGCTTATACATCCGCCTGGCTTCGCACCTTTATGGTATTTATGTGGAAAAGTTTTATCGCAAATGTATGAGCCGAATGAACTGATTGATTTAGTTAAAAATGATCCGATTATAATGAGAAGCTACTATGAAACGCTGAGCCTTGATCTACCTTTGGAGAAATGTTACTATATAGATGATGAGAGCTATTGGAAACGTTATGTTTTGACACGTCACAACGATCCGGGTTTGCAAGTTAAGAAAATCGATTGGAAAAATAAGGGAATCacaatgaaatttgaaaaatacctGCAACAATTAAGTGTTGGTGGTTTTGATGAAGTCGAGATGGAGAGTTTATCagataaaatcaaattttacgTAACCGATTTACATATTGAACGTTTGCGTTCGATAGATGAGCGCACCCTACTCAAACATGTGAGACGCGATGACATATGTTCCTCATCGGGCTCATCGACAACTATTCCCAGTAGTGATGTTGGCGCGGAAGAACAGCTCGAAGCGGAAGAGGAAGATACTGCAAGCAGAAGTGGGGGAAGTAGGAATAGCAGCATGCGAAGCTCACAATCTGGTTCAAATAAACATGTTACGTTGATTCCAATAGTTAGCCAACCAATGCATACTATCAGGGGATTGTCAAGTATAACAAGTGTCTACTCGACGTGGAATTACAATTCGAGATCAATTACTAGTTTGTGGTATGACGGTGACGATACCGAGtttgaagataaattaataaggAAGGAAAAGAGAACGGCACAACGTTTAAGGCGACAAAAGCGGGCCGAGTGTAAAGAAGGCAAACGAATCGCGGAAGAGCGGACGAAGGTTGAAGCCGAGGCAGCTGCTAAAGCGGCCGAAGAGAAGGAAGCAAAGGAAAGATTGGCTAAAAGAAGAGCGGCAAGGCAAAAGAAGAAAGGTGATGATGAAATGATCAGTGTATTTGATATGAAAGTTGAGCCGCCAGAAGAGGAAGAAGACATTATTGCTTTGAACGcactaaataaagataaaattagGCAACTCCAAGTAGCAATGAGGGACCCAGCGATTGCAGATTATTGCCATCATGTAGATTTGCGTCTATTGAAGTATTTTCCATACTTGAATACCTTGCGCATTGAGTTCAATGGTCCACCGCCACCAGCCAAATATGAGAATTGGCATTATCATATCAGTACTCGTGACATCGAACGATTGGCCGA GGGCCTAAGAAGTCTAGGTGGTCTGCAAGTCTTTAGGCTACGCAATAGTCGTTTGAATGCACATAAGCTATTCTTACTCACGAGGAGTCTGAAGACAATTCACTCCTTGAAAATCGTTGATTTCAGCTACGATAATTTAAAGGATGATTGCGGTGAGGGTCTTCATGAACTCTTCCAAAGAACTACCTCAATTGTATCGCTCGATCTAACCGGTAATGAGCTCGGCGCTGAAGCGATTTGTGATTTGGCGAGGGCACTCGGCGGTTACGATGGTTGCTGTCAGTATTTGAGTTTGGCTCACAGCACTTTAAATACTGACGCGTTGAATCTGTTCTGCTTGCATATTGCCAATACTGACCAGGTGCGAGAATTATGCTTGCGTGGCGCAATAATCTCCCAAGAGGGGATCAAAAATTGTATTGCCCAGCAACTGATACCATATCATAGAGTGTTGCGGGCCATTGATATGTCGGGAGTTATAATCGACACCGATGTTGCATGTGAAATACTAAAGTCATTTAGGAATAACTATAAAATACGGAGATTTGATGTACGCGGTTGTGACTTACCTGCCGAATTGGAGGTCGACTTCGAAATTCTGGTTAATCGAAATAAATTCCTCTTTATTTATCCAGCTATTGGTGATACCAGGATATCTATTACAGATATTGATCAATCTCTTAAAAAAACAAG AAACAAAATCCTTTTACGCGCAATAGAAGCGGTAGAAGCGAGAGACGAGTGCTTGAAGCTGCGCCCGAATTTATTCCATCGCGGTAGTGAAGCACCAAGTTCTATATTTGATTTCCATCTAGAACAGCTAAACGACGAAgaaaaagatgaagaagaaggaGGCGccgaagcagaattatacgaagaaGAGAGCTTAAGTTCGACTACGAAATTTCATACCGAAGATCCAAATAAGTTTAACAAGCATGAAATAATGTCACGCTTTTGGTATTTTGACATACCAAGAGGACCACATCCAAATTATTAA
- the LOC126756884 gene encoding uncharacterized protein LOC126756884: MEEAKAEVKTDFFNPIRMNTLGIPQEHDLLIAYDVYRPSLETRALKSEQGRTMYAEIFIENPKLGPLRDLCTSTLSQAYTPKQLPLLAEDPLKLRLYYDSLRLDLPLEVCYDITDDKYWRRFVLSKNENIALTFKKVYNWRSLGLSMKFVELVEACPAEYWPLDEMQPIAEKIKDYVEEMHIRKLQSMSERFFKEHIHLDDSEESESDSTDVESMTVTPRSTVLTLNEELGSEEEEVKSTRGKSKQLLAARETSTLEEMSEVYKTEEELEWERMYEEIMAERKERTRVLREAQQKRRAERQERQRVRELHRAATPLPVEEPVVGKKKKKKFRAKGVFDMVVEPPEEDEEYLVVDRRNLERQLKTVKKLVYPTRLCHHVSLRFVRFFDNLVNFTIEFRGPDMKRDFHERHLNFSYADIEGLAYGISFLQKLKIFRLRCSYMDARKLYILAKSLKCLQSIETIDFGYDCLEDDCGLGLFELFRHTNSIKSLELEHNLIGVHALHFLAIGLSQYGGQLEYLGLGGNPLGERGLHELSTKVCATQNITHLNVRTAQMTQSAIICCIANEFLKHLPLRSLDLRAVPISQEAGIEILKVLQFNTTIMHMDARDCQLDADLEIDIDIILKRNQYIAENPYLNDYTKTTEEINEYVNRIKNPILLRAIDAVKKRAECLENRPPEFPPDAEENYEEQSESTTQRYIESISRSISNVEPVMLSPSSSAVDDLQNTPFVYDPNSFTEKEFLEHVYLPGPGERYYFFTEFQKLRLSQLS; the protein is encoded by the exons ATGGAGGAGGCGAAAGCGGAAGTTAAGACGGATTTTTTTAATCCCATACGCATGAATACTTTAGGTATTCCACAAGAACATGACCTCTTGATAGCATATGACGTCTATCGACCATCATTGGAGACGCGCGCCTTGAAATCTGAACAGGGCCGCACCATGTATGCTGAAATATTCATTGAGAACCCTAAGTTGGGTCCACTGAGGGATCTATGCACAAGCACATTATCACAAGCGTATACGCCGAAACAACTGCCATTATTGGCTGAGGATCCGTTGAAATTACGTCTATACTATGACTCGTTACGTTTGGATCTGCCACTGGAGGTATGCTATGACATTACCGACGATAAGTATTGGCGTCGTTTTGTATTGTCCAAAAATGAGAATATTGCGTTGACgtttaaaaaagtatacaacTGGCGTAGTCTGGGATTATCTATGAAGTTTGTCGAATTGGTGGAAGCGTGCCCGGCCGAGTATTGGCCTTTAGATGAGATGCAACCAATAGCTGAGAAAATAAAGGATTATGTCGAAGAAATGCATATACGTAAATTACAATCAATGTCTGAAAGATTTTTCAAAGAGCACATACATTTAGATGACTCCGAAGAGTCAGAAAGCGATTCTACGGATGTGGAATCAATGACGGTGACACCACGTTCGACCGTACTCACGTTGAACGAAGAGCTGGGATCCGAGGAGGAGGAAGTGAAATCGACGCGTGGCAAAAGTAAACAACTTTTAGCAGCTAGAGAAACGAGCACACTCGAAGAGATGTCAGAGGTATACAAAACGGAAGAAGAACTGGAGTGGGAACGTATGTATGAGGAAATCATGGCAGAACGTAAAGAACGTACGCGCGTATTGAGAGAGGCGCAACAGAAGAGACGCGCAGAGCGACAGGAACGACAACGCGTGCGAGAATTGCATAGGGCAGCAACACCACTACCAGTTGAGGAGCCCGTGGTTggcaaaaaaaagaagaagaaattcagAGCCAAGGGAGTATTCGATATGGTGGTTGAACCACCCGAGGAGGACGAAGAGTATTTGGTGGTTGATCGACGAAATTTGGAACGTCAGTTGAAAACTGTAAAGAAGCTCGTTTATCCGACCAGACTATGTCATCATGTGAGCTTGCGTTTTGTGCGCTTTTTCGACAACTTAGTCAATTTCACCATAGAGTTTCGCGGTCCAGATATGAAGCGTGATTTTCACGAAAGACACCTGAACTTCTCCTACGCCGATATTGAGGGTTTGGCCTA tggCATCTCATTTCTGCAGAAATTGAAGATATTCCGTTTGCGTTGCAGCTATATGGACGCccgaaaattatatatactcGCAAAGTCACTGAAATGCTTGCAAAGTATAGAGACTATCGATTTCGGTTACGATTGCTTGGAGGACGATTGTGGTTTGGGTTTGTTTGAGTTGTTCCGCCATACGAATTCTATAAAATCGCTCGAACTTGAGCACAATCTGATTGGTGTGCATGCTTTACACTTTTTGGCGATCGGCCTTAGTCAGTATGGCGGCCAACTGGAATATCTCGGACTTGGTGGCAATCCGCTGGGTGAACGGGGTCTGCATGAGCTCAGCACAAAGGTTTGCGCCACGCAAAATATTACACATTTAAATGTGCGAACCGCTCAAATGACCCAATCGGCAATCATATGCTGCAttgcaaatgaatttttgaagCATTTGCCGCTACGCTCGTTGGATCTACGCGCAGTGCCCATTAGTCAAGAAGCCGGTATAGAAATCCTGAAGGTTTTGCAATTTAATACTACCATAATGCATATGGATGCACGTGATTGCCAATTGGATGCAGATCTTGAAATCGATATCGATATTATTTTGAAGCGAAATCAGTATATTGCCGAGAATCCGTATTTAAATGACTACACAAAGACCACGGAAGAGATCAATGAATATGTAAACCGCATTAA AAATCCGATTTTACTACGCGCCATTGATGCTGTGAAGAAACGCGCTGAATGCTTGGAGAACCGTCCACCAGAATTCCCACCAGATGCCGAAGAAAACTATGAGGAACAATCGGAGAGTACAACACAACGATATATCGAATCAATATCAAGATCGATTTCTAACGTAGAACCAGTTATGTTGTCACCATCATCGTCAGCTGTTGATGATTTACAAAATACCCCCTTCGTTTATGATCCAAATAGTTTCACCGAAAAAGAGTTCCTGGAGCATGTATATCTACCTGGTCCGGGGGAACGTTATTACTTTTTTACGGAGTTCCAAAAGTTGCGCTTAAGTCAATTATCTTAA